TGAGGTGTTTGGCTGTGCTGTTGCTTAGACATAAACTCATTGCAAAAGCGCAAATCTTCCAtaatctcatcatcatcatcggcaGGAGGAGCCGATTCTGTCTCGGAGCTATCGCCGCCTCCCTAGCGTGAGTTATTGCCATCaatattcatttctttcttctgaCGTAAtgtacaaataataatttcacgCAATTTACCTTGCATTCCATCGGAGGCTGAAAGCCTTCCTCTTTGGGCGATCCTTGAGAACTACCGACGCTCGACTATCGACCAAAGGGAGAATAATCAGGATTGAACAGATGCAAGGAATGGAGATGTCAATTTAACTTTCACGTAGATTGTTACCTTGCAATCAATTTCCACGCTATCCAAAGAATTGGAAATATTTGCTCGCTGTGAAGACCCACGAGGTGGTAAATGGTCAGTTGACGTTGGTAGCGCACGATGAGTACTCAAGGAACGTGCAAGTCGACctaattttcaaatcaaatcaaaacaaaattacttaTCGATTACTTTGACAAGAAAATCGTCAATTATTGTACGAACCTTTTGGAGTGGATGGCGAAATTTCGGAGATTGCTCTTTGATATGGAAGTCTGCTGTTTTGGTatgaaaattgcattaattttaAGAACATTAATTCAGCATAAACTACAAGAAATGAGTGAAACCTTGTGTGTCCGGGCCCTGCTCGTCCACCTCGCACTCGAAGCCCAGTTCCACTGCGACCCTTCCATGGTGGGGCAAACGGAGTACTGCAAAGCGAATAAATATCCAGATGAAAACAGATTACAGTAATAAAATAGTTAAAGGTATCACCTTTGAGAATAGTTATGACCACTCAATGCAGAATGGGGTGAATCATCCGCGTCAACTTGATGCCTAGGCCTTTTCGTGAGTCCAGCATTAAGTGATGTGGCATCAGACTTTCGCTCAACTGGACTCTTTTTCCCAGAACCTGGAGCAGGTACTTGGGTCAAAACTGCTGAAAAGAAAGTTGATATTTCTTCCAAAATACAGGTATCCACCATCGACTGGGTAACATTTTgtagtttctttttccatctaaAATTTGAAGTTAAATTCATAATTTGATATTCGCCAAGGAGATTATGTTCGCCAACTGATGACTTACTTTAGCATTCTTAACGAATCAACAGCACCGTCTACAACTATGAGAGAAGATTCAGCTTTCATACGGTGTCTAAACTGCTCTATTCCGTCTACTGTGCACGTCGAGGAAGATTGACCTACGATCAACATTGTAGGACATTTTATATCTAGAATGAAATCATCAGGTTCGCCTCGTTTGCCATCAACGCAGAAAAGTGGGAAGCCTAAACAAAGTAGCGCCGTAACAGGTTCCATATAGGCGACCTAAAGGAATTGCGCAATAAATTGTTATTCTCTGAGAggtataaaaaatgaatttacctGTGCGGCTATTAATGCCCCTTGCTGAAGACCTGCAAGAACGATCGGGCGACTCGGGCAGCCAGCTTTCAGCTCTTGGACTTTCTGTACCGTAGCATTGATGATGGCCTCAACAAACATAGGTAGGGGTAGTGTTTGTGGGGTCGATGATGTCTGGAGAGAAACAGTTGTTACTCTTCCAAGAGTCTGTAGTAGGTTGTGCCAGGTTTGAAAGCGCCTTGACCCATTCATACTGAATAAGGATAGATAAGAtattataaaatattattatttattaaacttTGAATGAATGTTTTACCttgataaagaattgtaaTTATTGGTTCCTGAAGGTACCATAATAATGAATGGTGTTACAGGTGGAGCTTTGGTAGTTGCTGAAACATTGGGTTTCAAAGCAGGCTCCCAAGGCTTGCTAACAACAAAATTCAGGATTTGGTTGTTTAAAGCCAAAAGCTTGCTGTTAGTAAGAGGGGTGTTGAGTATTCGATCAACCAAGGTAGGCACTCTACTCTGGAGCACTTGTAGCATGTTTATGTAACACAACAAATAGTCTTGATTTAGATGTTCAATTAGTGTCAAATGCAGCCACTGAGTTATCTTCACATCCCATGACACTGAGGAGAGGATTATTCTCAATTTTTTGGCAGAACCTTCcacattgattttcttttggatagcttcattttcaagtttttcagtAGCTAGTTTTGCCATGTTGTCTGCAATAAGCAATTTTACAACCTATTTCAAAGTAGATGAGCTTGACTGAACACAGTAAACGTTAGAAATGCATAAACCTTattaaaaattcgattttgCAATGGAGTCCATCCATCTCTTTTGACCGTTTCTTCCCAatctgaattattttcatctgTTGAAAGAAGACTCAACTTCTGCACTGATTCCACATAATTTTTGTCAGTGAGTTCAGTATCTAGGATAGAGTGGTGTTTTACGGGAGAAGGGACTTCAACATCTATCACATCATcactaaaattttgaaaatagtaAATACAATTGCAGTAATCCCATAAAATGTACAAAACATACCAAACAGGAGAACTATTCTCTGCAAAAAGAACACGTATAGGTTTACAATGGGCCATTTCTTGGCGCCAATTCCATGGTTTAGCATAGCAATGATCCAGTTGTACTGGGCTAGGTTCGGTACCCTTCATATTTAGTTGAAAACTTACGAACACAACCAAGACAAAACAATAAGAATGTAGTTTACCGATCCATTAGGTATATTCCTACAAGAAATCGAAGCCTCCCGACTATCTTCCATTGCTTTAACTACCATTTAGTAGTTAAAATCAGAGACACGCGACCACGCGACTTTTAGACGCTAGACTGTTTATTATGAGAAAGGTTGTGCCATGCACGTAGTTCTTATTTTTGCCGCTAGGCAGACCCAAGCACGATAGTccaaaattcatttgtttttacacgaaaaaaatttattttacaggGATAAATTAACCACGGAATAGACTACTACACCCAACGTCATTGAATGagaatttatatttttgaccTTCAAATGTTTCCTTTTCGTATTTTGTTGATTGATATGATGATATCATATTGGCAGGACTTTTCCACATGCTTCCACCTTGAACACCAATACAAGTTAGTCAGAAGTGAACGTGGGTCTAAATAGTCAGGGAACACTTGTCAAAATGAACATAAACCTTTTGAGAAAACAACCCGTCACTAATTTAAGGGGAGGGGGAGAATGGGATTGTTAAACGCGTATCCGAGTCAAATTGGTCGCGTTCACGCAAGTTGCACTTCCAAAGTCGGCATGAGTGGGCACACAAACCACAACctcggaaatgaaaatttatgaccattaaattaaaaaaaaatatatgagaATTCAATTGTCTATAGCACAACGCGCCAatcgtttatttttaatgaactgtAGACCAGAGCTGtagacacagacacacagtTTTGTGAAAAGAAGGAATTTCAGTTATCTGGCACCACTGTAAATTTGGCCgtgaaaatcaaatgtttgtataataattcaattcatattatgaataaatataataaaaagaatgatAAATATTGTATGTTCATGTgataaattgaaagaaaaaggtatcaaatctaaaaaaatctgaatctTGTACCACGATATAATAGGAAAGATACTCAATTGACCGATGTAGCACAAACGAGCTCTTTTAATCTCCGTTTCAGGACATCATTGGATAATAGGTAtgcaaattaaattgattATTGGTATTTGAATCATTGAATCACATTTTATTACTAAGCTTTTCGTTACCTTTAGACACTTAATGGCAATGAATTTCGTAATTCACTCAttcataataatcataatttttAGTCTACCAGCACACTCTTCAACTTCCTTCCCTTCTCCGAGAAACACAAAGAATTGGCGACTGGCGAGAATATTCGTGACCACATGATGGTAATTTTTATGTTCTCCAAGCGGTGATTGGCTATGAACCAATACATCTCTTATTCGCTCTTATTTCACTTATAGACTCACTCCCCTATTGATTAGTCACCCTGTTGCTATAAAAGACGTCTATCATTAGGATAGTAATCTATAAAAACCCGGCGTCTCAGACAAATTGGTCTCCAAAGTTGTGTCGGTAGGTCGTATGATTAATCCCTTCCGACCTTCAACCGCTACTACTGTAGTAGCGCATCATAAAAGGCAGTCCAACTTAGTAAGGTTAAGTATGCAGTGCAATTTTACGAGCAAGATAGTCAGGTCAGtttcattttccaaaaaaatcttaattccttttgtttatttcaataaatttacctTTATAATTACTccaatttattcttttcctaACTGTGTCTCCATTAAAATTACGCTGTTAATTATTAAATTACACTGCGCTTCCACTCAAAACCTCCCATGGGATTTTGTAACAATATGTCTGGCTATTTAAACATACC
This sequence is a window from Daphnia pulicaria isolate SC F1-1A chromosome 7, SC_F0-13Bv2, whole genome shotgun sequence. Protein-coding genes within it:
- the LOC124348893 gene encoding KAT8 regulatory NSL complex subunit 3-like isoform X2; translation: MVVKAMEDSREASISCRNIPNGSGTEPSPVQLDHCYAKPWNWRQEMAHCKPIRVLFAENSSPVCDDVIDVEVPSPVKHHSILDTELTDKNYVESVQKLSLLSTDENNSDWEETVKRDGWTPLQNRIFNKVVKLLIADNMAKLATEKLENEAIQKKINVEGSAKKLRIILSSVSWDVKITQWLHLTLIEHLNQDYLLCYINMLQVLQSRVPTLVDRILNTPLTNSKLLALNNQILNFVVSKPWEPALKPNVSATTKAPPVTPFIIMVPSGTNNYNSLSSMNGSRRFQTWHNLLQTLGRVTTVSLQTSSTPQTLPLPMFVEAIINATVQKVQELKAGCPSRPIVLAGLQQGALIAAQVAYMEPVTALLCLGFPLFCVDGKRGEPDDFILDIKCPTMLIVGQSSSTCTVDGIEQFRHRMKAESSLIVVDGAVDSLRMLKWKKKLQNVTQSMVDTCILEEISTFFSAVLTQVPAPGSGKKSPVERKSDATSLNAGLTKRPRHQVDADDSPHSALSGHNYSQSTPFAPPWKGRSGTGLRVRGGRAGPGHTRLPYQRAISEISPSTPKGRLARSLSTHRALPTSTDHLPPRGSSQRANISNSLDSVEIDCKSSVGSSQGSPKEEGFQPPMECKGGGDSSETESAPPADDDDEIMEDLRFCNEFMSKQQHSQTPQKLDDSMQDDDFCLKYSGDEADDLPLVDVCRRLSAENRNRNLNSKNQPADPPE
- the LOC124348893 gene encoding KAT8 regulatory NSL complex subunit 3-like isoform X3; its protein translation is MVVKAMEDSREASISCRNIPNGSGTEPSPVQLDHCYAKPWNWRQEMAHCKPIRVLFAENSSPVCDDVIDVEVPSPVKHHSILDTELTDKNYVESVQKLSLLSTDENNSDWEETVKRDGWTPLQNRIFNKVVKLLIADNMAKLATEKLENEAIQKKINVEGSAKKLRIILSSVSWDVKITQWLHLTLIEHLNQDYLLCYINMLQVLQSRVPTLVDRILNTPLTNSKLLALNNQILNFVVSKPWEPALKPNVSATTKAPPVTPFIIMVPSGTNNYNSLSSMNGSRRFQTWHNLLQTLGRVTTVSLQTSSTPQTLPLPMFVEAIINATVQKVQELKAGCPSRPIVLAGLQQGALIAAQVAYMEPVTALLCLGFPLFCVDGKRGEPDDFILDIKCPTMLIVGQSSSTCTVDGIEQFRHRMKAESSLIVVDGAVDSLRMLKWKKKLQNVTQSMVDTCILEEISTFFSAVLTQVPAPGSGKKSPVERKSDATSLNAGLTKRPRHQVDADDSPHSALSGHNYSQSTPFAPPWKGRSGTGLRVRGGRAGPGHTSRLPYQRAISEISPSTPKGRLARSLSTHRALPTSTDHLPPRGSSQRANISNSLDSVEIDCKSSVGSSQGSPKEEGFQPPMECKGGGDSSETESAPPADDDDEIMEDLRFCNEFMSKQQHSQTPQKLDDSMQDDDFCLKYSGDEVDVCRRLSAENRNRNLNSKNQPADPPE
- the LOC124348893 gene encoding KAT8 regulatory NSL complex subunit 3-like isoform X1 codes for the protein MVVKAMEDSREASISCRNIPNGSGTEPSPVQLDHCYAKPWNWRQEMAHCKPIRVLFAENSSPVCDDVIDVEVPSPVKHHSILDTELTDKNYVESVQKLSLLSTDENNSDWEETVKRDGWTPLQNRIFNKVVKLLIADNMAKLATEKLENEAIQKKINVEGSAKKLRIILSSVSWDVKITQWLHLTLIEHLNQDYLLCYINMLQVLQSRVPTLVDRILNTPLTNSKLLALNNQILNFVVSKPWEPALKPNVSATTKAPPVTPFIIMVPSGTNNYNSLSSMNGSRRFQTWHNLLQTLGRVTTVSLQTSSTPQTLPLPMFVEAIINATVQKVQELKAGCPSRPIVLAGLQQGALIAAQVAYMEPVTALLCLGFPLFCVDGKRGEPDDFILDIKCPTMLIVGQSSSTCTVDGIEQFRHRMKAESSLIVVDGAVDSLRMLKWKKKLQNVTQSMVDTCILEEISTFFSAVLTQVPAPGSGKKSPVERKSDATSLNAGLTKRPRHQVDADDSPHSALSGHNYSQSTPFAPPWKGRSGTGLRVRGGRAGPGHTSRLPYQRAISEISPSTPKGRLARSLSTHRALPTSTDHLPPRGSSQRANISNSLDSVEIDCKSSVGSSQGSPKEEGFQPPMECKGGGDSSETESAPPADDDDEIMEDLRFCNEFMSKQQHSQTPQKLDDSMQDDDFCLKYSGDEADDLPLVDVCRRLSAENRNRNLNSKNQPADPPE